The Eurosta solidaginis isolate ZX-2024a chromosome 4, ASM4086904v1, whole genome shotgun sequence genome includes a window with the following:
- the LOC137249282 gene encoding uncharacterized protein, translating into MSNHSSLNNTIVENSPMETDGDCAASSVITQEHIGALLASINLLNDKVNELRRDNEQIRSAIRMGDSNSAAASTSAEPVQGNGIARAATEKTAEQSNKLLMKNKLHLQSTYTNSGIVNMNIPSPGTQRPQYLPQSSNVSHNGVISYVDNIVAKLYPLPYFDGNSEDWPLFSACYHDTTREFGYNNRQNLMRLQRALQGH; encoded by the exons ATGTCCAATCATTCAAGCTTAAATAATACAATAGTTGAAAATTCTCCTATGGAAACAGACGGTGATTGTGCAGCGAGTTCTGTAATTACTCAGGAACATATTGGCGCATTGTTAGCAAGCATAAACTTATTAAATGACAAAGTAAATGAACTTCGCCGTGACAACGAACAAATTCGTAGCGCAATCAGAATGGGTGATAGCAACAGCGCTGCAGCGTCAACGTCAGCAGAGCCAGTACAGGGAAATGGAATCGCTCGTGCAGCCACAGAAAAAACAGCAGAACAGTCAAATAAATTACTAATGAAGAACAAGTTGCACTTGCAATCAACGTATACAAATTCGGGTATAGTAAATATGAATATACCTTCGCCGGGCACACAACGTCCACAGTATTTGCCACAATCGTCAAACGTCTCACACAATGGCGTGATTTCATATGTAGATAATATAGTTGCTAAATTGTATCCGCTTCCTTACTTTGATGGTAACTCAGAGGATTGGCCTCTATTCAGTGCTTGTTACCATGATACAACTAGGGAGTTTGGGTACAACAATCGTCAAAATTTAATGAGGCTTCAAAGAGCATTACAAG GTCATTGA